One stretch of Aquimarina sp. Aq107 DNA includes these proteins:
- a CDS encoding protein O-mannosyl-transferase family, translating into MNISLFKKWNLLLGWTVFTISLVVYVITAEPTNSFWDVGEYISASSKLQIGHPPGAPLFQMIGAFASLFATAPEQIAYTLNITSGIASAFTILFMFWSITLLLKNLAISRSSFTTSSAITILGSGFTGSLAFAFTDSFWFNAVEAEVYAMATLILSVMFYLGLLWQRDMYTRNGNKWIILISFIIGLSFGVHFMGLLSIPAIGLLYYFKNYKTVTFKNFIVANSIVVAALLFIFKMLLPYTLAFFGTSEIFFVNSIGLPFHSGTIIAGTILIICFYVGLRYTRKKGYPLANTSLLCILFILIGFSSWLMIPVRANAGTVINENNPNNARELLAYYNLEQYPKTHLFYGPQFSEIYGNLDEQEPYLDDKPKYEKDLNTNKYVIVNDWKNARQNLDNAHKTLLPRMWSTEHISNYMLFSGPLEFSVKNEYQDQQELIETVIDFRKKYASGALDYDDYHKFLESFGQFLDIKPPSFFDNVSYLFQYQINYMYWRYFMWNFVGRQDDVQGKLSSLHGNWLSGIPIIDESRLGSQNNLPTDTLKNKARNTYYFLPLILGLIGFIFHFQIDRKNFWVLLVFFLFTGLSLKVYLNERPFEPRERDYALVGSFYVFAIWIAFGVYALFDILKNQINTRKAAYLTLAISLLAAPSLLISQNWDDHDRSNRYTAQSSAKTYLSSCQKDAILFSIGDNDSFPLWYTQEIEGYRTDIRILITNLLATDWYVDQMKKAAYEGKPVLSGLEHSFYAYGNNDAIFFKEVTKDTMHIKNWMRWITSNDPRTKGELMNGKTVSTFPTKNIRIPVDKETVLKNGIVSEKDADKIVPYIDIHLKGNYIPKHRLVMLDIIANNNWERPIYFTGGSFGDDDYIWMKDYLQLDGMTYKLVPIKTKVNPNNPYQLGRVNTDIMYQNVKAWDWGNGDSTEIYHDPETRKNGISYRTNLGRLANQLIKENQLIKAEEILDLGIEKMPLEFYEYYTPLHDFINSYYQISKHEKARSLWKQVAKKYQEQLQYFANLSYENQQEHFESIMDNIAYYRDLIDTLVENKDTDLIDTEIDLFNRYIGLFPRFFTKQERPTLEDEENLLKELKSEQEIE; encoded by the coding sequence ATGAATATTTCTCTTTTTAAAAAATGGAATTTATTACTTGGCTGGACCGTATTTACTATTTCTTTGGTAGTCTATGTAATAACTGCTGAACCTACAAATAGTTTTTGGGATGTAGGAGAATACATTTCTGCTTCTTCTAAATTGCAAATTGGACATCCTCCAGGTGCTCCTTTATTTCAGATGATCGGTGCATTTGCTTCTCTTTTCGCTACTGCTCCAGAGCAAATAGCATATACCTTAAACATTACCTCTGGAATTGCAAGCGCATTTACCATATTATTCATGTTTTGGTCGATTACCTTGCTTCTTAAAAATCTAGCAATTTCTAGATCAAGTTTTACAACTAGCTCAGCCATAACAATACTAGGTAGCGGCTTTACTGGTTCCTTAGCATTTGCTTTTACAGATAGTTTTTGGTTCAATGCAGTAGAAGCCGAAGTATACGCAATGGCTACTCTTATATTATCGGTTATGTTCTATTTAGGGCTTTTATGGCAGCGAGATATGTATACCCGTAACGGAAATAAGTGGATCATTCTAATTTCATTTATTATTGGGCTGTCTTTTGGTGTTCATTTTATGGGATTGCTTTCTATCCCAGCAATAGGTTTGTTATATTATTTCAAAAATTATAAAACTGTAACGTTCAAAAATTTTATTGTTGCTAATAGTATTGTTGTGGCTGCATTACTTTTCATTTTCAAAATGTTACTCCCCTACACATTAGCATTTTTTGGAACTTCGGAAATATTCTTTGTAAATTCTATTGGATTGCCTTTTCACTCAGGAACAATAATAGCAGGTACAATCTTGATCATTTGTTTTTATGTAGGTCTACGATATACTAGAAAAAAAGGGTATCCTTTGGCTAACACTTCTCTACTCTGCATTCTTTTTATTCTAATAGGATTTTCTAGTTGGTTAATGATTCCGGTTAGAGCAAATGCAGGTACAGTTATCAATGAAAACAATCCAAATAACGCTCGAGAATTATTAGCTTATTATAATCTAGAACAATATCCAAAAACTCATCTGTTTTACGGGCCTCAATTCTCTGAAATCTACGGAAACTTAGATGAGCAAGAACCCTATTTAGACGATAAACCTAAATATGAAAAAGATTTAAACACAAACAAATATGTGATTGTTAATGATTGGAAAAATGCCCGACAAAACTTGGATAATGCTCATAAAACTTTATTACCAAGAATGTGGAGCACTGAACATATTAGCAATTATATGTTATTCAGTGGACCTTTAGAATTCTCTGTTAAAAATGAATATCAAGATCAACAAGAACTGATTGAAACAGTCATTGATTTTAGAAAAAAGTATGCGTCTGGCGCATTAGATTATGATGATTATCACAAGTTCTTAGAATCATTTGGTCAGTTTTTAGATATAAAACCACCTTCTTTCTTTGATAATGTATCCTATTTATTTCAATACCAAATCAACTATATGTATTGGAGATATTTTATGTGGAACTTCGTTGGAAGACAAGATGATGTCCAAGGCAAGTTATCTTCTTTGCATGGAAACTGGCTCAGTGGAATCCCTATTATCGACGAATCCCGTTTGGGTTCTCAAAATAATTTACCAACAGATACATTAAAAAATAAAGCAAGAAACACCTATTACTTTCTTCCTTTAATTTTAGGATTAATTGGATTTATTTTTCACTTCCAAATTGATAGAAAAAATTTCTGGGTATTGCTAGTATTCTTTTTATTTACAGGATTGTCATTAAAAGTATATCTTAATGAAAGACCTTTTGAGCCAAGAGAAAGAGATTACGCCTTGGTGGGTTCTTTTTATGTGTTTGCTATTTGGATTGCATTTGGAGTCTATGCCCTTTTTGATATCTTAAAGAATCAGATTAATACTAGAAAAGCTGCATATTTAACTCTTGCAATTTCATTACTTGCCGCACCTTCATTATTAATTTCTCAAAACTGGGATGATCACGATCGATCTAATCGATATACTGCTCAATCCTCTGCAAAAACGTATCTATCTTCTTGTCAGAAAGATGCTATTTTATTTTCTATTGGAGATAATGATAGTTTTCCATTGTGGTATACACAAGAAATAGAAGGCTATCGAACAGATATACGGATTTTAATTACGAATTTATTGGCTACAGATTGGTATGTTGATCAAATGAAGAAAGCAGCCTATGAAGGTAAACCTGTTCTTTCGGGATTAGAGCATTCATTTTATGCCTATGGAAACAACGATGCTATTTTCTTTAAAGAGGTAACAAAAGATACCATGCATATTAAAAACTGGATGAGATGGATAACCTCTAATGATCCAAGAACGAAGGGTGAACTTATGAATGGAAAAACAGTATCTACCTTTCCTACTAAAAACATTAGGATTCCGGTTGATAAAGAGACGGTGTTAAAAAATGGAATTGTATCAGAAAAAGATGCCGATAAGATTGTACCCTATATAGATATTCATTTAAAAGGAAATTACATCCCAAAACATAGATTAGTCATGTTAGATATCATTGCGAATAACAACTGGGAACGTCCTATTTATTTCACAGGAGGTAGTTTTGGTGATGACGATTACATCTGGATGAAAGATTATTTACAGCTAGATGGAATGACCTATAAACTTGTCCCTATTAAAACAAAAGTAAATCCAAACAATCCTTATCAATTAGGCAGAGTGAATACGGATATTATGTATCAAAACGTAAAAGCTTGGGACTGGGGAAATGGAGATAGTACAGAAATTTATCACGATCCCGAAACTAGAAAAAATGGGATATCATACAGGACCAATTTAGGCAGACTCGCAAATCAATTAATAAAAGAAAATCAGTTGATTAAAGCAGAAGAAATTCTAGATTTAGGAATAGAAAAAATGCCTTTGGAATTCTACGAATATTATACTCCTTTACACGATTTTATAAATAGTTATTATCAGATAAGTAAACATGAAAAAGCAAGATCTCTTTGGAAACAAGTAGCTAAGAAATATCAGGAACAATTACAATATTTTGCAAATCTATCCTATGAAAATCAACAAGAACATTTTGAAAGTATTATGGATAATATAGCATATTATAGAGATCTTATAGACACACTTGTTGAAAATAAAGACACTGACTTAATCGATACAGAAATAGATTTATTTAACAGGTACATAGGCTTATTTCCGAGATTTTTCACAAAACAGGAAAGACCTACATTAGAAGATGAAGAAAACTTACTAAAGGAATTAAAATCAGAACAAGAAATTGAATGA
- a CDS encoding TlpA disulfide reductase family protein: MRLALFFLFVSYISVNAQRKDIEVDIGDSFPAFELKNLNNKTVTLEDLKGKVIFLNTWFNGCKPCVEEMPELNKLSNKYKDRVLFLSMTLDNKEETKEFLKTHPYNFEHLVDAEPFLKDVLGSKAYPRNIIIDRNGKIQFITYGLPHIKRPEDKEPIMSDFTFFEKPLLKVLSL, encoded by the coding sequence ATGAGACTGGCTTTATTTTTTCTTTTTGTAAGTTATATTTCTGTAAATGCGCAGCGCAAGGATATTGAGGTAGATATTGGTGATTCTTTTCCAGCTTTCGAATTGAAAAACTTAAACAATAAAACGGTTACTCTTGAAGATTTAAAAGGAAAAGTTATTTTCTTAAATACATGGTTTAATGGATGTAAACCATGTGTTGAAGAAATGCCAGAACTTAACAAACTTAGTAATAAATATAAAGATCGAGTACTATTCTTATCAATGACTTTAGATAATAAAGAGGAAACCAAAGAATTTTTGAAAACACATCCTTATAATTTTGAACATTTAGTAGATGCAGAGCCTTTTTTAAAGGATGTACTAGGTAGTAAAGCATATCCAAGAAATATTATCATAGACAGGAATGGAAAAATTCAGTTTATCACCTATGGATTGCCTCATATCAAACGTCCAGAAGATAAAGAACCAATAATGTCAGATTTTACTTTTTTTGAGAAACCACTTTTAAAAGTATTGTCTCTATAG
- a CDS encoding S9 family peptidase — protein sequence MKHLLKSFMGVFIILLCASFTQIHGQEVLGTWKGKLSVQGTEMPLIFHIEGKEGALSSKMDSPSQGASGIPMDTTVFENNQLTLTFKQAGIKYVAALGNNKLTGTFYQGGMELPLEMEKSEKTIPGNPTLVSSDVELDKIASLDQGNYKYSVEDYFARPKARSFQFSPNGKYLSYREKDENSKNHVYVKEIASDKVTRVIEEKEELIRGYGWANNERLVYVMDKGGDEDYHLFAANIDGTDQKELTPYEGVQVNILEGLKEDKDHMIISMNKNNKQIFEPYKINIVTGEIKQLFNNEDAANPIAGYNFDKDGNLRGYGKIRDGVNVDFYYAKEDGKYDVLKQMNWKDTFSILNYDYSTDNPHDAYVVSNLDTDKSQIYLYDLKKDKVIKKLFSNDKYDVSNLSLSRKRGYELDYFSYQGEKRVIIPVSDYYKKLHERISKEFPDHQYSIAGKTDDEDKYLIFFQSDKLYGVYYSYDVKKDEFKLLYNLMPQLKENDMAEMRPITFKSRDGLTIHGYITLPKEAIQGKKVPLIVNPHGGPQGIRDSWGFNPESQLFASRGYATLQVNFRISGGYGREFLETGFKQIGRKAMDDVEDGLQYVIDQGWVDKDKVAIYGGSHGGYAVLRGLTKTPDLYACGVDYVGVSNLFTFMRTIPPYWKPYLKIIKEIWYDEDVAEEKAIMEEVSPVYQIDKIKKPLFVVQGANDPRVNIDESDQIVKALREKGFDVPYMVKYDEGHGFAKEENSVAMYKAMMGFYAKHIGKKTTTKPVKG from the coding sequence ATGAAACATTTATTAAAATCATTTATGGGGGTGTTCATAATATTATTATGTGCGTCATTTACTCAAATACATGGACAAGAAGTCCTAGGAACTTGGAAAGGGAAACTATCTGTGCAGGGTACAGAAATGCCTTTAATATTCCATATAGAAGGAAAAGAAGGAGCTTTATCTTCTAAAATGGATAGTCCATCTCAAGGCGCAAGTGGAATTCCTATGGATACTACGGTTTTTGAAAACAATCAATTAACTTTGACTTTTAAACAAGCAGGGATCAAATATGTGGCAGCTCTGGGAAATAATAAGTTAACAGGAACTTTTTACCAAGGCGGAATGGAACTACCATTAGAAATGGAAAAATCAGAAAAAACAATACCTGGAAATCCAACATTGGTTTCTTCTGATGTCGAATTAGATAAAATTGCAAGTTTGGATCAAGGTAATTATAAGTATTCAGTAGAAGATTACTTTGCAAGACCAAAAGCAAGAAGTTTTCAGTTTTCTCCAAACGGAAAATACCTTTCTTATCGAGAGAAGGATGAGAATAGTAAAAATCACGTATATGTTAAGGAAATAGCTTCGGATAAAGTAACTAGGGTAATCGAAGAAAAAGAAGAATTAATTCGTGGATATGGTTGGGCTAATAATGAACGACTTGTGTACGTAATGGATAAAGGAGGAGATGAAGACTACCATCTTTTTGCAGCAAACATAGATGGAACCGATCAGAAAGAATTAACTCCGTATGAAGGTGTTCAGGTAAATATATTAGAAGGCCTAAAAGAGGATAAAGATCATATGATCATCTCTATGAATAAGAATAATAAACAAATCTTCGAACCTTATAAAATCAATATTGTTACAGGAGAGATTAAGCAATTATTTAACAATGAAGATGCTGCAAATCCAATAGCAGGCTATAATTTTGATAAGGATGGTAATCTACGAGGATATGGAAAGATAAGAGATGGAGTAAATGTAGATTTCTATTACGCTAAAGAAGATGGAAAATATGACGTCCTTAAGCAAATGAATTGGAAAGACACTTTTTCTATCCTAAACTATGATTATTCCACAGATAACCCTCATGATGCGTATGTGGTATCTAACTTAGATACAGACAAGTCACAAATCTACTTGTATGACTTGAAAAAAGATAAAGTAATTAAGAAGTTATTCTCTAATGATAAGTATGATGTCTCTAATCTTTCTTTATCCAGAAAAAGAGGATATGAATTAGATTATTTCTCATACCAAGGAGAAAAAAGAGTAATCATTCCTGTTAGTGATTATTATAAGAAATTACACGAAAGAATTTCTAAAGAATTTCCTGATCACCAATATTCTATAGCAGGAAAAACTGATGATGAAGATAAATATTTGATCTTTTTCCAAAGTGATAAATTGTACGGAGTGTATTACTCATATGATGTTAAAAAAGATGAGTTTAAGTTGCTGTATAACTTAATGCCTCAACTTAAGGAAAATGATATGGCAGAGATGCGTCCTATTACTTTTAAGAGTAGAGATGGATTAACGATACACGGATATATTACATTACCTAAAGAAGCAATACAAGGTAAAAAAGTACCTTTAATTGTAAATCCACATGGCGGACCACAGGGAATAAGAGATTCTTGGGGATTCAATCCAGAGTCACAGTTGTTTGCAAGCAGAGGATACGCTACATTACAGGTAAATTTTAGAATTTCTGGAGGGTATGGTAGAGAATTCTTAGAAACCGGATTCAAACAAATTGGAAGAAAAGCTATGGATGATGTAGAGGATGGATTACAATATGTAATTGATCAAGGTTGGGTCGATAAGGATAAAGTAGCAATTTATGGTGGTAGTCATGGGGGTTATGCTGTACTACGCGGGTTAACAAAAACACCAGATTTATATGCTTGCGGAGTTGATTATGTAGGAGTATCTAATTTATTTACTTTTATGAGAACTATTCCTCCATATTGGAAACCGTACTTAAAAATAATCAAAGAAATCTGGTATGATGAAGACGTAGCTGAAGAAAAAGCTATTATGGAAGAAGTTTCACCAGTATATCAAATAGATAAGATTAAGAAACCATTATTTGTAGTACAAGGGGCAAATGATCCTCGTGTTAATATTGATGAATCTGATCAAATCGTAAAAGCGCTAAGAGAAAAAGGGTTTGATGTTCCTTATATGGTAAAATATGATGAAGGTCATGGTTTTGCAAAAGAAGAAAACTCTGTAGCAATGTATAAGGCAATGATGGGATTCTATGCAAAACACATTGGGAAAAAGACAACTACAAAACCTGTTAAAGGATAA
- a CDS encoding DUF6503 family protein: MKRILVVLLTISIIGCNQKKKEKKTAPEVTETKDAIPLEPNGGIGDGALSISDHFIKSIEKAHKKDKFLDHKAVSFYIKIIFNGKEHLEGKVTMLTNSSKIRIDKKDESKLIYDGEKVYLCPADANDKGARFDMFTWTYFFGLPYKLSDPGTKWEMQDDRTLNNTIHSTAKLTFEAGTGDAPDDWYVIYADPVAKSLQAAAYIVTFGSDGDTSKAEADPHAIHYKDFTSIDSIPFATKWEFYGWTSEKGMTDKLGEATISDITFLENEGKLFDDPENSKIID, encoded by the coding sequence ATGAAAAGAATTTTAGTAGTATTATTAACGATCTCTATTATAGGTTGTAATCAAAAGAAAAAAGAAAAAAAAACTGCTCCTGAAGTTACTGAGACTAAAGATGCTATTCCTTTGGAGCCTAATGGTGGAATCGGGGATGGAGCTTTATCAATCTCAGATCACTTTATTAAAAGCATAGAAAAGGCACATAAAAAGGATAAGTTTTTAGATCACAAGGCAGTTAGTTTTTACATTAAAATTATTTTCAACGGAAAAGAACACTTAGAGGGTAAAGTTACCATGCTCACTAATTCATCAAAAATTAGAATTGATAAAAAAGATGAAAGTAAACTTATTTATGATGGAGAGAAGGTATATCTCTGTCCTGCTGATGCTAATGATAAAGGAGCTCGTTTCGATATGTTTACTTGGACTTATTTCTTTGGGTTACCATACAAGTTAAGTGATCCTGGTACGAAATGGGAAATGCAAGATGATAGAACTCTTAATAATACTATACACAGTACCGCTAAACTTACTTTTGAAGCCGGAACAGGAGATGCGCCTGATGATTGGTATGTGATTTATGCTGATCCAGTTGCTAAATCACTACAAGCTGCTGCTTATATTGTTACTTTCGGAAGTGATGGTGATACTTCTAAAGCTGAGGCAGATCCTCACGCCATACACTATAAAGACTTTACCTCTATAGATTCTATTCCTTTTGCAACAAAATGGGAATTTTACGGTTGGACTTCAGAAAAAGGAATGACTGATAAGTTAGGGGAAGCTACTATTAGTGATATTACATTTCTAGAAAATGAAGGTAAATTATTTGATGATCCCGAAAACTCTAAAATCATTGACTAA
- a CDS encoding M12 family metallopeptidase, with the protein MKDFFRILKPLWIGLIISILLISCESKELQSDDQQIIYDDFSLEQAYPNETGELLQITLNGEEIDVESINKYYILEGDIKIELSDTNKGVGRTGGRWPNNIVYYAIQSGMPNQARITNAIAHWESKTALRFESRTNQSNYVYFKNGSGCFSYVGRIGGRQDITLANGCSTGNTIHEIGHAIGLWHEQSRKDRDQYIKVVFENIQNGREFNFKTYIEQGQDGNEYTSNLDLGSIMMYGSYAFSKNGQPTITRINGNTYNAQRNGLSDSDVIGINKMYPAQVSNNIIELKGSNGKYVSSENGSGPMNCNRTSPQVWEKFEVITLGGGKIALKGNNGKYVSSEDGTKPITCNRSQIGSWEQFTLVDRGGNKYALKGNNDKYISSENGGQSMTCNRISIGNWEEFVILGL; encoded by the coding sequence ATGAAGGATTTTTTTAGAATTCTAAAACCCTTATGGATAGGATTGATAATAAGCATATTGTTAATTTCATGCGAATCAAAAGAACTACAATCCGATGATCAACAAATTATATATGATGATTTTAGTTTAGAGCAGGCATATCCAAATGAAACAGGAGAGTTGTTACAAATCACTTTAAATGGAGAAGAGATAGATGTTGAGAGCATTAATAAATATTACATTTTAGAAGGTGATATAAAAATAGAATTATCTGATACAAACAAAGGAGTAGGTAGAACTGGTGGGAGATGGCCTAATAACATTGTGTATTATGCAATCCAGAGTGGAATGCCTAATCAAGCTCGAATAACAAATGCAATAGCTCATTGGGAATCTAAAACAGCGTTAAGATTCGAATCTCGCACAAATCAATCCAATTATGTGTATTTTAAAAATGGATCAGGATGTTTTTCATACGTTGGGCGTATTGGAGGACGCCAAGATATCACCTTGGCAAATGGATGTTCGACTGGTAATACAATTCATGAAATTGGGCATGCTATTGGATTATGGCATGAACAAAGTAGAAAAGATCGAGATCAATATATTAAGGTAGTATTCGAAAATATTCAAAATGGTAGAGAATTTAACTTTAAAACTTATATAGAACAAGGCCAGGACGGTAATGAATACACTTCTAATCTAGATCTAGGAAGTATTATGATGTATGGATCATATGCTTTTTCTAAAAATGGTCAGCCAACCATAACTCGTATTAATGGGAATACGTACAATGCTCAACGTAATGGTTTGTCTGATAGTGATGTTATCGGAATTAATAAGATGTATCCGGCGCAGGTTTCTAACAATATAATTGAACTAAAAGGGAGTAATGGTAAATATGTGAGCAGCGAAAATGGCAGCGGACCCATGAATTGCAATCGAACAAGTCCACAAGTATGGGAGAAATTTGAAGTAATAACATTAGGTGGTGGAAAAATAGCACTTAAAGGGAATAACGGAAAATATGTAAGTAGCGAGGATGGTACTAAGCCTATCACTTGTAATAGATCACAAATAGGTTCTTGGGAACAATTTACATTAGTAGATAGAGGAGGAAACAAATACGCGTTAAAAGGAAATAATGATAAGTATATTAGTTCAGAAAATGGCGGTCAATCAATGACTTGTAATAGAATATCAATAGGAAACTGGGAGGAATTCGTAATTTTGGGATTGTAA
- a CDS encoding MauE/DoxX family redox-associated membrane protein, giving the protein MSWHLYILSGIFIIAGIFHFIKPKAFMRIMPLYIPYHKQLVYLSGITEIIAGIGLLFSQTRFFSIWSIICMLILFFPVHIHMLMNKKAGLNLPKSILIFRLLLQFGLIYWAQSYL; this is encoded by the coding sequence ATGAGTTGGCATTTATATATTTTATCCGGTATTTTTATAATTGCCGGTATTTTTCACTTTATTAAACCAAAGGCATTTATGAGAATTATGCCGCTATATATTCCATATCATAAGCAACTAGTATACCTAAGTGGTATTACTGAGATCATTGCTGGTATAGGTCTTTTATTTTCCCAGACACGGTTTTTTTCTATTTGGTCTATTATATGCATGTTAATTCTATTTTTTCCTGTTCATATACATATGCTTATGAATAAAAAAGCAGGTTTAAATTTACCAAAATCAATTCTCATTTTCAGGTTATTACTTCAATTTGGCTTGATTTATTGGGCACAATCATATCTTTAA
- a CDS encoding alpha-ketoglutarate-dependent dioxygenase AlkB: MNLFSSQNEHIQLKMADGDVHYYPFLFKKTEADHFFEILKESIQWQQDNIKVFGKTHKQPRLTALYANNENTYSYSNITMQPHLFTDHLLKIKKKVEDVSSEIFTTCLLNLYRNGQDSNGWHSDNEKELGPEPIIASVSFGEERWFHFKHKTKELKQKLLLQHGSLLLMRGKTQENWLHQLPKSKKITNPRINLTFRIIN; encoded by the coding sequence TTGAATCTATTTAGTTCTCAAAACGAACATATTCAGCTAAAAATGGCAGATGGAGATGTACATTATTATCCATTTCTTTTTAAAAAAACCGAAGCCGATCATTTTTTTGAAATATTAAAAGAGTCCATTCAATGGCAACAAGATAACATAAAGGTATTTGGGAAAACCCATAAGCAACCTCGCCTTACTGCCCTTTATGCAAATAATGAAAATACCTATTCATATTCTAACATCACCATGCAACCTCATCTATTTACAGATCATTTATTAAAGATTAAAAAAAAGGTAGAAGATGTAAGTTCTGAGATTTTCACAACTTGTTTACTAAATCTATATCGTAATGGTCAAGATAGTAATGGTTGGCATTCTGATAATGAAAAAGAACTTGGTCCAGAACCAATAATCGCATCTGTAAGTTTTGGCGAAGAAAGATGGTTTCATTTTAAACATAAAACTAAAGAACTAAAGCAAAAACTATTATTACAACACGGCAGTCTACTTCTAATGCGCGGAAAAACTCAAGAGAATTGGTTACATCAATTACCAAAATCTAAGAAAATTACAAATCCACGAATTAATCTTACCTTCAGGATTATTAATTAG
- a CDS encoding DoxX family membrane protein, producing MRFRVYLYTVVRILFGAFLTVHSTYNVIVYSEFLNEIDTYFTRITIFKYDLVEALAPLVPFEEFVLGMFLILGYFTRNTLISASILFLFLSFFLLDANSIELSILHLGFFILTLILWKKDNYNLKSMDYSRDMYLMI from the coding sequence ATGAGGTTTAGAGTTTATTTATATACAGTAGTACGGATACTGTTCGGGGCTTTTTTAACTGTGCACAGTACTTATAATGTGATTGTTTATTCAGAATTTCTGAATGAAATTGATACGTATTTTACAAGAATAACAATTTTTAAATATGACTTGGTTGAAGCATTAGCCCCATTAGTCCCTTTTGAAGAATTTGTCTTGGGAATGTTTCTGATTCTTGGTTATTTTACTAGAAATACGCTAATAAGTGCATCGATTTTGTTTTTATTTTTATCATTCTTTTTATTAGATGCAAATTCAATAGAACTATCGATATTACATTTAGGATTTTTTATACTCACCTTAATATTATGGAAAAAAGATAATTACAATTTAAAATCTATGGATTATTCTCGAGATATGTATCTAATGATATAA
- a CDS encoding AraC family transcriptional regulator produces MNRYTLHETFVVHQYSFDKWEAEPHNHNYFEIIFVEKGSGYHTINGIRFRYKKNDIFLLAPEDTHHFEIEKHSGFTHFKFTELLFSSKVNLPDRKYWLQRIEQLLHHPNIIPGDVISHEEDRSIIWDIHNVVMEEFKNEKIYYQEIISNAISTILSIIVRNISDKYSSHDRNVSINDSRIDQILGHIRQNVYDNDLTKISYMANKFNMSQSSISTYFKKATGESIHQYVTKYKMKLVEYRLQNTEFTIAEIAYQLGYTDESHLTKTFKKYFSMSPKQYRKDLTVSK; encoded by the coding sequence ATGAATCGTTATACCTTACACGAGACCTTTGTTGTACATCAATATTCATTCGATAAATGGGAAGCGGAACCTCATAATCACAATTATTTTGAGATCATTTTTGTCGAAAAAGGAAGCGGTTATCACACCATTAATGGTATCCGATTTCGATATAAAAAAAATGACATTTTTCTACTTGCTCCAGAAGACACCCATCATTTTGAAATAGAAAAACATTCTGGTTTTACTCACTTTAAATTTACCGAACTTTTATTTTCTAGTAAAGTCAACTTACCCGATAGGAAATATTGGTTACAACGAATTGAACAACTACTACATCATCCTAATATCATTCCAGGAGATGTAATTTCTCATGAAGAAGACAGAAGTATTATCTGGGATATTCATAATGTAGTTATGGAAGAGTTTAAAAATGAAAAGATTTATTATCAAGAGATAATTTCGAATGCAATCAGTACTATACTAAGTATTATTGTACGTAATATTTCTGACAAATACAGTTCTCATGATAGAAATGTTTCAATAAACGATTCGAGAATAGATCAAATACTTGGTCATATTAGACAAAATGTATATGACAATGATCTTACCAAAATTAGTTATATGGCTAATAAGTTTAATATGTCACAAAGCTCAATAAGTACTTATTTTAAAAAGGCAACTGGAGAATCCATACATCAATATGTAACTAAGTACAAAATGAAACTTGTAGAATATAGATTACAAAATACAGAGTTTACTATTGCAGAAATTGCCTATCAATTAGGATATACTGATGAGAGTCATCTTACTAAGACTTTCAAAAAGTATTTCTCTATGTCTCCTAAACAGTACCGAAAAGATCTTACAGTAAGTAAATAA